A stretch of the Desulforegula conservatrix Mb1Pa genome encodes the following:
- the gltA gene encoding NADPH-dependent glutamate synthase: MTDNKIKASKLPRNKMPEQKPEERNKNFLEVPLGYSPETAISEAKRCLQCKKPGCVAGCPVNVDIPAFINLIAEGNFKASIRKIWERNALPAVCGRVCPQEIQCEGSCILAKKGESVAIGALERFAADTERLTGVHEMPPKVASIGKKVAVVGSGPSGLTVAGDLVIKGYEVTVFEAFHKAGGVLVYGIPEFRLPKDIVADEINFLERLGVKIETNMVIGKVVSVDELFASGFEAVYVGVGAGLPSFLNIPGENYIGVYSANEYLTRANLMKAYLYPEYDTPIARGRHVAVFGAGNVAMDSARTALRLGAEKVEIIYRRTRAEMPARAEEIHHAEEEGVEYRFLTAPLRFIGNENGRLVGVECLKMELGEPDSSGRPRPVEVKGSEYIVPCDMAIIAVGSGANPILTSSAPDMKLTKRNYIIADPETGRTTKKGVWAGGDIVTGQATVILAMGAGRKAADSIDAYLSGKDDSWPEEK; the protein is encoded by the coding sequence ATGACTGATAACAAGATTAAAGCGTCGAAACTTCCAAGAAATAAAATGCCTGAACAGAAACCAGAGGAAAGAAACAAAAATTTTCTTGAGGTTCCGCTTGGATATTCGCCTGAAACAGCCATTTCCGAGGCAAAGAGATGCCTCCAGTGCAAGAAACCGGGCTGTGTTGCGGGTTGTCCTGTAAATGTAGACATCCCCGCTTTCATAAATCTCATAGCTGAAGGTAATTTCAAGGCTTCCATAAGAAAGATTTGGGAAAGAAATGCCCTGCCAGCGGTCTGCGGAAGGGTCTGTCCCCAGGAAATCCAGTGCGAGGGTTCATGTATTCTTGCAAAAAAAGGTGAATCCGTCGCTATTGGCGCACTCGAGAGATTTGCAGCTGATACTGAAAGACTTACAGGTGTCCATGAAATGCCGCCTAAAGTAGCTTCCATAGGTAAAAAAGTCGCTGTTGTGGGTTCAGGGCCATCCGGACTTACTGTTGCTGGCGACCTTGTAATAAAAGGTTATGAGGTTACTGTTTTCGAAGCCTTTCACAAGGCTGGCGGAGTGCTTGTCTACGGTATTCCTGAATTCAGGCTGCCAAAGGATATAGTCGCGGATGAGATTAACTTCCTTGAAAGACTTGGAGTGAAAATCGAGACCAATATGGTCATAGGAAAGGTTGTATCTGTTGACGAGCTTTTTGCTTCTGGATTCGAGGCCGTCTATGTCGGGGTTGGGGCAGGTCTTCCAAGCTTTCTGAATATCCCTGGTGAAAACTATATCGGTGTATATTCAGCAAACGAATATCTGACCCGCGCCAATCTTATGAAGGCCTATCTTTATCCTGAATATGACACTCCCATCGCAAGGGGAAGGCATGTGGCTGTTTTTGGAGCAGGCAACGTTGCCATGGATTCCGCAAGAACTGCTTTAAGACTTGGAGCCGAAAAGGTTGAGATCATATACAGGCGCACAAGGGCTGAGATGCCGGCAAGGGCGGAAGAAATTCACCATGCCGAGGAAGAAGGCGTTGAGTACAGATTCCTGACCGCTCCTTTAAGATTTATTGGAAATGAGAATGGCCGTCTTGTTGGAGTTGAGTGTCTCAAAATGGAGCTTGGCGAGCCTGATTCATCCGGCAGGCCAAGACCTGTAGAAGTCAAGGGTTCGGAATACATAGTCCCATGCGATATGGCCATAATTGCAGTTGGCTCAGGAGCAAATCCCATCCTCACTTCTTCGGCCCCGGATATGAAGCTGACAAAAAGAAACTATATCATCGCAGATCCCGAAACCGGCAGGACAACCAAAAAAGGAGTCTGGGCCGGAGGAGATATTGTGACTGGTCAGGCTACAGTAATTCTTGCCATGGGCGCAGGCAGAAAGGCAGCCGATTCGATTGATGCTTATCTTTCAGGAAAGGATGATAGCTGGCCTGAAGAAAAATAA
- a CDS encoding type II toxin-antitoxin system HicA family toxin produces MSRLPRITGKKVISALRKAGFEVIRIKGSHHFLQHEDGRCTVVAVHSGETIGSGLMIKILNDCEMTVDDFLTFV; encoded by the coding sequence ATGAGCAGGCTTCCAAGGATAACAGGCAAAAAGGTTATTTCTGCTTTGCGGAAAGCTGGATTTGAAGTTATTCGCATAAAAGGCAGTCATCATTTTCTTCAACATGAAGATGGTCGTTGTACAGTTGTCGCTGTTCATTCTGGTGAAACAATCGGAAGCGGGCTAATGATCAAAATACTAAACGATTGTGAAATGACCGTTGATGACTTTTTAACCTTCGTGTAA
- a CDS encoding cysteine peptidase family C39 domain-containing protein, protein MIMQKLPLEILPQPDDETCGPTCLHAIYNYYGDQISIDQVIDEVRCVDTGGTLAVHLGNHALKRGYKADIFTNNLHMFDPTWFKGKGVSLKQKLLAQAKHKRSDRFKNATSGYLSFLENGGEIHFAPITRKLIRMYLQHEKPILAGLSATYLYDTAREVPETNEYHDVKGVPSGHFVVLRGYDLLRKKVMIADPYHSNPLFKKHYYSVNINRLIHAILLGIVTFDSNLLVIEPAESSVLQEN, encoded by the coding sequence ATGATCATGCAGAAGCTTCCCCTTGAAATTCTACCCCAGCCAGATGATGAAACATGCGGCCCCACCTGCCTTCATGCAATATATAATTACTATGGCGACCAGATTTCAATAGATCAGGTCATTGACGAGGTTCGTTGCGTTGATACAGGCGGAACTCTGGCTGTACATCTTGGAAATCATGCTTTAAAACGTGGCTATAAGGCTGATATTTTTACAAATAATCTTCATATGTTTGATCCGACATGGTTTAAGGGAAAAGGCGTATCCCTGAAACAAAAGCTATTAGCACAGGCCAAGCACAAGAGGTCGGACAGATTCAAAAATGCGACGTCCGGGTATTTGTCGTTTCTTGAAAATGGCGGAGAAATACATTTTGCGCCAATTACCCGCAAGCTTATAAGGATGTATCTTCAGCATGAAAAACCGATTCTTGCTGGTCTCAGTGCGACATACCTCTATGACACGGCGCGTGAGGTTCCCGAAACTAATGAATACCATGATGTGAAAGGCGTTCCCAGCGGACATTTTGTGGTTTTGAGGGGGTATGACCTGCTCAGAAAAAAAGTTATGATTGCAGACCCCTATCACTCAAATCCTTTATTCAAAAAACATTATTATTCGGTTAATATAAACAGACTGATTCATGCAATTTTGCTCGGTATAGTAACTTTTGATTCCAATCTTCTGGTTATTGAACCGGCTGAAAGCAGTGTTTTGCAGGAGAACTGA
- a CDS encoding type II toxin-antitoxin system HicB family antitoxin — protein MKREFNVIIERDEDGFFVASVPELKGCHTQAKNLDTLMKRVREAIELCIEVEGDNVRYTEFVGVQRISVEA, from the coding sequence ATGAAACGAGAGTTCAATGTTATCATTGAGCGCGATGAAGATGGCTTTTTTGTCGCCTCAGTACCTGAATTAAAAGGTTGCCACACCCAGGCAAAAAACCTTGATACACTTATGAAGAGAGTTCGCGAAGCCATTGAACTATGTATTGAGGTTGAAGGCGATAATGTCAGATATACAGAGTTTGTTGGAGTTCAGAGGATATCAGTCGAGGCATGA
- a CDS encoding sulfide/dihydroorotate dehydrogenase-like FAD/NAD-binding protein, whose amino-acid sequence MFRIVDRKEIAGVAIVENQIEAPLIAAKSKPGQFVILKANETGERIPLTIADRDIEKGLITILYLIVGKSTRIFADLKAGDCFQDVIGPLGQATHLEKYGKVVCVGGGTGIAVLHPIARGLKEAGNHVTSILGARSKDLLVFEERMKKISDEVIITTDDGSYGRKGFVTDPLREMLESEKPDFVVTIGPVPMMKNVSKLTKEYGVKTIVSLNPLMIDGTGMCGCCRVSVGGQTRFACVDGPEFDGHLVDFDEIMMRLKSYDTEERKAMEDHKCRLTGKP is encoded by the coding sequence ATGTTCAGAATAGTTGACAGAAAAGAGATCGCTGGCGTTGCAATAGTTGAAAATCAGATCGAAGCTCCGCTCATAGCAGCAAAGTCTAAACCAGGCCAGTTTGTGATCCTTAAAGCCAATGAGACCGGAGAACGAATTCCGCTCACAATAGCTGACAGGGATATCGAAAAGGGCCTTATTACAATACTTTATCTTATCGTTGGCAAATCAACCCGTATTTTTGCTGATCTTAAAGCAGGTGACTGCTTTCAGGACGTCATAGGCCCGCTTGGTCAGGCAACCCATCTTGAAAAATATGGAAAAGTCGTTTGTGTTGGCGGCGGCACTGGGATTGCCGTTCTTCATCCAATAGCAAGGGGGCTCAAGGAGGCTGGCAATCATGTCACAAGCATACTTGGAGCAAGGTCAAAGGATCTTCTTGTTTTTGAAGAACGTATGAAAAAGATTTCAGATGAAGTCATAATTACAACAGATGACGGTTCTTATGGAAGAAAAGGCTTTGTGACAGATCCTTTAAGGGAAATGCTTGAATCCGAAAAGCCAGATTTTGTGGTGACCATTGGCCCTGTCCCAATGATGAAGAATGTCTCAAAGCTTACAAAAGAATATGGCGTAAAAACCATAGTCAGCCTTAACCCGCTAATGATTGACGGCACGGGAATGTGCGGATGCTGCCGTGTGAGCGTTGGCGGCCAGACCAGATTCGCATGCGTGGACGGGCCAGAATTCGACGGCCATCTTGTGGATTTTGATGAAATCATGATGCGCCTGAAATCATATGACACAGAAGAGCGTAAAGCCATGGAAGATCATAAGTGCAGGCTGACCGGCAAACCTTAA
- a CDS encoding RimK family protein, with protein MNVLLVVDNPKNWPLNIPNVGVVSARDYLESRLGDLPRRTRVFNLCKSYRYQTMGYYVSLIAAARGHKAFPSITSILDLKSRSVMRLVSEEMDEIIQKSFKQIQSETFELSIYFGKNLAMKYDRLSMELFNLFRCPFLRAFFFKKDGKWHLRNVSMIAVSDIPENHFPYVIDFAGAYLEGHEQKQRRRKSRVYDLAILIDPDEKMPPSDAKAISKFEKAAESCGFNTEIITKNDYHRLPVFDALFIRETTAVNHHTFKFAQRAEAEGLFVIDDPQSIIRCTNKVYLAELLGQHRIPSPDTVIINRKSLDKVVSRLSFPCIIKQPDSSFSQGVVKAEDYDDFMIKAGQMLQKSELIIAQAFMPTAFDWRIGTLAGEVIYACKYYMAGSHWQIVEWKKTSVEMGNTEALKIEDVPDAVIKMALRASRLIGEGLYGIDIKTFESKNYVIEVNDNPSIDSGIEDDVMKEGLYLKIMNHFMESVRRKKAV; from the coding sequence ATGAACGTACTTCTGGTGGTTGATAATCCCAAAAACTGGCCACTCAATATACCCAATGTCGGCGTTGTTTCAGCGCGTGATTATCTTGAAAGCCGTCTTGGTGATCTTCCAAGAAGAACCAGGGTTTTTAATCTGTGCAAGTCATACAGATATCAGACAATGGGATATTATGTCTCGCTCATTGCAGCGGCAAGGGGGCATAAGGCTTTCCCGTCCATAACATCCATACTTGATCTGAAATCAAGATCAGTAATGCGCCTTGTAAGTGAGGAGATGGATGAAATAATTCAGAAAAGTTTCAAACAGATACAGTCGGAAACCTTTGAGCTGAGCATCTATTTCGGCAAAAATCTTGCCATGAAGTACGACAGGCTAAGCATGGAGCTTTTCAACCTGTTCAGATGTCCGTTTCTAAGGGCTTTTTTCTTTAAGAAAGATGGTAAATGGCATCTTAGAAATGTCAGCATGATTGCGGTCAGTGATATCCCTGAAAATCACTTTCCATATGTGATAGATTTTGCCGGAGCTTATCTCGAAGGGCATGAACAAAAGCAGAGGCGCAGGAAGAGCAGGGTGTATGATCTTGCAATTCTGATAGACCCAGATGAAAAAATGCCTCCGTCAGATGCAAAGGCTATTTCAAAATTTGAAAAAGCTGCCGAGTCATGCGGATTCAATACAGAAATCATCACAAAGAATGACTATCACAGGCTTCCAGTATTTGATGCCCTTTTTATCCGTGAAACGACCGCAGTTAATCATCATACCTTCAAATTTGCCCAGAGGGCAGAGGCAGAAGGGCTTTTTGTTATTGATGATCCCCAGTCCATCATAAGGTGCACGAACAAGGTCTATCTTGCAGAGCTTCTTGGTCAGCACAGAATCCCATCGCCTGATACAGTCATTATAAACAGGAAGAGCCTTGATAAGGTTGTTTCGAGGCTCAGCTTTCCATGCATAATCAAGCAGCCTGACAGTTCATTCTCCCAGGGCGTTGTAAAGGCAGAGGATTATGATGATTTCATGATTAAAGCCGGTCAGATGCTCCAGAAATCAGAACTCATAATAGCCCAGGCATTCATGCCTACAGCCTTTGACTGGCGCATTGGAACACTTGCCGGAGAGGTCATCTACGCCTGTAAGTATTATATGGCAGGCTCCCACTGGCAGATAGTCGAGTGGAAAAAAACATCGGTCGAAATGGGTAATACCGAAGCCCTGAAAATTGAAGATGTGCCTGACGCTGTAATAAAAATGGCTCTACGCGCTTCAAGGCTGATCGGCGAAGGTCTTTATGGAATCGACATCAAGACATTCGAGAGTAAAAATTATGTGATCGAGGTAAATGATAACCCAAGCATAGACAGCGGCATTGAAGATGATGTGATGAAGGAAGGACTTTATCTTAAAATAATGAACCATTTTATGGAGAGCGTGAGAAGGAAAAAGGCTGTGTAG
- a CDS encoding carboxylate-amine ligase → MTYSIFEAVGIEIEYMIVDKDSLSVRPLAEKLLTLPDGTIENEIEMGVINWSNELVSHVIEFKLASPVSSFDGLSGEFQKQADIVNKKLEKYYAMLLPGGMHPFMKPDTDTVLWPYGDKTIYNAYDRIFGCKGHGWSNLQSVHINMPFQGDEEFARLHSSIRLVLPLIPAISSSSPVMEGRLTGFSDTRLNVYRHNQAKIPSIAGMIIPEPVFSESEYRDKILSSMYKDIAPYDPEEILQDEWLNSRGAIARFERNAIEIRLIDTQECPKADISICAFVFYLVKAIAEERYAPFSKYKNFATERLADILFKCFEKGGDAEIKDSEFLAFFGIGGEKARAGDAVKSIYEKLSSDCSELSPFNDSLEIILERNLSSRIVSSLGKDFGEKAVLDTWFRLSESLRKGVLFS, encoded by the coding sequence ATGACTTATTCCATTTTTGAAGCTGTTGGTATTGAAATCGAATATATGATCGTTGACAAGGATTCCCTTTCTGTAAGGCCGCTTGCGGAAAAGCTTCTGACCCTGCCGGACGGAACAATTGAAAATGAGATTGAAATGGGCGTCATCAACTGGTCTAATGAACTTGTCTCACATGTGATAGAGTTCAAGCTCGCCTCTCCTGTTTCATCCTTTGACGGCCTTTCAGGTGAATTCCAAAAACAGGCTGATATAGTTAATAAAAAGCTTGAAAAATATTATGCCATGCTTCTTCCGGGCGGCATGCATCCTTTTATGAAGCCTGATACTGACACTGTTTTATGGCCCTATGGCGACAAAACCATTTATAACGCATACGACCGGATATTCGGATGCAAGGGGCATGGATGGTCGAATCTCCAGAGCGTGCATATTAACATGCCTTTTCAGGGCGATGAGGAATTTGCAAGGCTCCATTCCTCAATAAGGCTTGTGCTTCCGCTTATTCCCGCAATCAGCTCAAGTTCGCCGGTTATGGAAGGACGGCTGACCGGCTTTTCTGATACAAGGCTCAATGTTTACAGACACAACCAGGCAAAGATTCCTTCCATAGCAGGCATGATAATACCAGAACCTGTTTTTTCAGAATCAGAGTACAGGGATAAAATCCTATCCAGCATGTATAAAGATATTGCTCCTTATGATCCTGAGGAAATACTCCAGGATGAGTGGCTAAATTCCAGGGGGGCGATTGCCCGTTTTGAACGAAATGCCATAGAAATAAGACTCATAGACACCCAGGAATGTCCGAAAGCCGATATATCGATTTGCGCTTTTGTTTTTTACCTTGTGAAGGCAATTGCTGAAGAAAGGTACGCGCCTTTTTCCAAATATAAGAATTTTGCCACTGAAAGGCTGGCGGATATTCTTTTTAAATGCTTTGAAAAGGGCGGAGATGCTGAGATTAAAGATTCTGAATTCCTTGCTTTTTTTGGCATTGGCGGAGAAAAGGCAAGGGCAGGGGATGCCGTAAAAAGTATTTACGAAAAACTGTCATCTGACTGCTCCGAACTATCGCCTTTTAATGACAGTCTTGAAATTATTCTTGAAAGAAATTTGTCTTCAAGAATAGTTTCTTCCCTTGGTAAAGATTTCGGAGAAAAGGCTGTTCTTGATACCTGGTTCAGACTTTCCGAATCTCTTCGAAAAGGAGTTCTTTTTTCCTGA
- the thrS gene encoding threonine--tRNA ligase, translating into MIRITLPDNSIRTYDNPPSGLDVAKSISEGLARDCVAMVLDEELVDLSKIIEKDSKVKLLTTKDPESLEIMRHSAAHVMAQAVLKVYPEAKLTIGPVVEEGFYYDIDMPPVSEEAFPKIEEEIQKIVKAKLPFTRAEIAKAEALEHYKNEKYKVEILEGLEDGKISFYSQGDFTDLCRGPHIPHTGFIKAVKLMRVSGAYWRADQNNAQLQRIYGTAFFDKKDLNEYLTMIEEAKKRDHRKVGPALDLFSFHDEAPGMPFFHAKGMALWNSLLEYWREEHRAAGYVETKTPVMLMKTLWEKSGHWANYRENMYTSVVDEREYAIKPMNCPGGMILFGMKNHSYKDLPHRAAEIGLVHRHELSGVLSGLFRVRAFHQDDAHIFMTPDQIQDEILGVLRLVDRVYSTFGLSFHLELSTRPEKSIGSDEQWEIATNGLQSALDQYGQPYKINEGDGAFYGPKIDIHIKDAIGRTWQCGTIQLDMSLPERFDLSYIGSDNEKHRPIMIHRVVFGSIERFIGILTEHFAGKFPLWLAPVQIVLLPMNEELADYAAELKNILEKESLKTEIDQRNESLKKKVRDAQLSQIPLILTVGNKEKDEKTVAVRTLDGTVKQGMPIDAFLEKVKAHIKSRKMNLDIFAE; encoded by the coding sequence ATGATTCGCATCACACTTCCTGACAACAGTATTAGAACTTATGACAATCCTCCGTCCGGCCTTGATGTTGCAAAAAGCATATCTGAAGGCCTAGCAAGGGATTGCGTGGCAATGGTGCTCGATGAAGAGCTCGTTGACCTTTCAAAAATCATAGAAAAAGATTCAAAAGTCAAGCTCCTGACGACCAAGGATCCTGAATCACTCGAAATAATGCGTCACAGTGCGGCCCATGTAATGGCCCAGGCTGTTCTTAAAGTTTATCCGGAAGCAAAACTGACCATTGGGCCGGTTGTTGAAGAAGGATTCTACTATGATATCGACATGCCGCCTGTTTCAGAAGAGGCTTTTCCTAAAATAGAGGAAGAGATCCAGAAAATTGTAAAGGCCAAACTTCCATTCACAAGAGCTGAAATAGCCAAGGCAGAAGCACTCGAGCATTATAAAAACGAAAAATACAAGGTGGAAATCCTTGAAGGTCTGGAAGACGGTAAAATATCGTTTTACAGTCAGGGAGATTTTACTGACCTTTGCCGTGGCCCCCATATTCCGCACACAGGATTCATCAAGGCGGTAAAACTTATGAGGGTTTCAGGCGCTTACTGGAGGGCTGACCAGAATAATGCCCAGCTCCAGAGAATATACGGCACAGCTTTTTTCGACAAAAAAGATCTGAACGAATATCTGACCATGATCGAGGAAGCAAAGAAGCGTGACCACAGAAAAGTCGGGCCTGCGCTTGATCTCTTCAGCTTCCATGATGAAGCTCCGGGCATGCCTTTTTTCCACGCGAAAGGAATGGCTCTTTGGAATTCACTTCTCGAATACTGGAGAGAAGAACACAGGGCAGCAGGTTATGTTGAAACAAAAACTCCTGTAATGCTCATGAAAACCCTGTGGGAAAAGAGCGGCCACTGGGCAAATTACCGCGAGAACATGTATACATCTGTCGTGGATGAGCGTGAATACGCAATAAAGCCAATGAACTGCCCTGGCGGGATGATTCTTTTCGGAATGAAAAATCATTCCTATAAAGATCTGCCCCACAGAGCAGCAGAAATCGGTCTTGTTCACAGGCACGAGCTGAGCGGAGTTCTTTCAGGGCTTTTCAGGGTAAGGGCTTTCCATCAGGATGACGCACATATTTTCATGACTCCTGATCAGATCCAGGATGAAATCCTTGGAGTTCTCAGGCTTGTAGACAGAGTTTATTCGACTTTCGGCCTTAGCTTCCATCTTGAGCTTTCCACAAGACCAGAAAAGTCCATTGGAAGCGACGAGCAGTGGGAAATTGCGACAAACGGCCTTCAGTCCGCCCTTGATCAATATGGCCAGCCATACAAGATCAACGAAGGCGACGGTGCGTTCTACGGCCCTAAAATTGACATCCACATAAAGGATGCAATCGGCAGAACCTGGCAGTGCGGAACAATTCAGCTCGACATGTCCCTGCCTGAAAGATTCGATCTTTCTTACATAGGCTCTGACAATGAAAAACACAGACCAATCATGATACACAGGGTTGTTTTCGGATCAATCGAAAGATTCATTGGAATTCTGACAGAACATTTTGCAGGAAAATTCCCGCTATGGCTGGCTCCTGTCCAGATTGTTCTTCTTCCCATGAATGAAGAGCTTGCTGATTATGCGGCAGAGCTGAAAAACATCCTTGAAAAGGAAAGTCTCAAGACAGAAATTGACCAGAGAAATGAGAGTCTCAAGAAAAAGGTGCGTGATGCACAGCTTTCACAGATTCCTCTGATTCTCACTGTCGGAAACAAGGAAAAGGACGAAAAAACAGTTGCCGTCAGAACCCTCGACGGAACAGTTAAACAGGGAATGCCGATTGATGCTTTCCTTGAAAAAGTTAAGGCTCATATCAAGTCCAGAAAAATGAATCTTGATATTTTTGCTGAATAA
- a CDS encoding type II toxin-antitoxin system HicB family antitoxin has protein sequence MDTTRFVCWQEADFWLGYSEECPDYMTQGESLEELKANLADIYKTLTSVIYRVS, from the coding sequence ATGGATACCACAAGATTTGTTTGCTGGCAGGAAGCAGATTTCTGGCTGGGTTATTCTGAAGAATGTCCTGATTATATGACCCAGGGGGAATCACTGGAAGAATTAAAGGCAAATCTTGCAGATATTTACAAGACCCTGACATCAGTTATATATAGAGTTTCATAA
- a CDS encoding VanZ family protein yields the protein MTSNTKQKLFAWLPVLLYFGLIFYESSHPLPKGFPTKWNFDKLCHFFAYLVAGILVLRAVRTIPKLKSPAISAAISIVTVSLYGVSDELHQCFVPSRCADRYDLIANILGCTVGVLLYAYIFRIRKKELLFEEIRKV from the coding sequence ATGACATCCAACACAAAACAAAAACTCTTTGCCTGGCTTCCGGTTCTTTTATATTTTGGATTGATTTTTTACGAGTCATCCCATCCTCTGCCCAAAGGATTCCCCACCAAATGGAATTTCGACAAGTTATGCCATTTTTTCGCTTACCTTGTTGCCGGCATACTTGTACTCAGAGCTGTTCGAACTATCCCCAAATTAAAATCTCCAGCTATTTCAGCCGCAATCAGCATCGTGACTGTTTCTTTATACGGAGTGTCAGACGAACTGCATCAGTGCTTTGTTCCATCAAGATGCGCAGATCGTTACGACCTTATCGCCAACATACTCGGATGTACAGTTGGCGTACTTTTATATGCATACATATTCCGCATCAGGAAAAAAGAACTCCTTTTCGAAGAGATTCGGAAAGTCTGA
- a CDS encoding TatD family hydrolase: MHFFDSHCHLDDSSYTKDFEKMIDRAKEAGVTGMMTVGVTERSSEICVHVAEQYDGVYASVGIHPHDAKECSEEVLKHLEKLSKSSKVKAWGETGLDFNRMHSPKNVQEKWFIRQLEYAYRLDLPLIFHERDSEGRFLEILKHHEVKNRRGVVHCFSGDKKELESYLDLGLYIGITGIITMNERGETLRDLVRYIPSDRILIETDAPYLTPAPHKNKTRRNEPSFVPAVLLKIAEVLEKDSKTIAESIWDNTCELYGI; encoded by the coding sequence ATGCATTTTTTTGATAGTCACTGCCATCTTGATGATTCCTCATACACCAAAGATTTTGAAAAAATGATAGACAGAGCAAAGGAAGCCGGCGTAACTGGAATGATGACGGTCGGCGTGACTGAAAGATCATCTGAAATATGTGTACATGTGGCGGAGCAGTATGACGGGGTTTACGCATCAGTAGGAATTCATCCCCATGATGCCAAGGAATGCAGCGAGGAAGTCCTGAAACACCTCGAAAAACTTTCCAAAAGCAGCAAGGTCAAGGCATGGGGCGAGACAGGTCTTGATTTCAACAGAATGCATTCTCCTAAAAATGTTCAGGAAAAATGGTTTATCCGTCAGTTAGAATATGCATACAGACTTGATCTGCCACTCATATTCCACGAAAGGGATTCAGAAGGAAGATTTCTGGAAATCCTCAAACATCACGAAGTCAAAAACAGACGCGGAGTCGTGCATTGTTTCAGCGGGGATAAAAAGGAACTTGAATCTTATCTCGATCTCGGTTTATATATAGGAATAACAGGTATAATTACGATGAATGAAAGAGGCGAAACTTTAAGAGATCTTGTCAGGTACATTCCTTCTGACAGAATACTGATTGAGACCGACGCGCCCTACCTTACCCCGGCTCCACATAAAAACAAAACAAGAAGAAACGAACCGTCATTCGTACCGGCCGTGCTGCTTAAAATTGCTGAAGTACTTGAAAAAGATTCAAAAACAATAGCTGAATCAATATGGGATAATACCTGTGAATTATATGGTATCTGA
- a CDS encoding acyltransferase family protein, producing MKTLHAIQAYRGFAAVLVVLHHTNFIMSKYSLETPLSQIFHFGHAGVEFFFVLSGFILYHTYCNGNKSRDIKSFLKNRFIRIYPLYWTVTLVLLPVWLLRPSFGEPYHRNLSGIITSLLLMPQEHPPHVIVAWSLTHEILFYLFFSLIIMNKKTGLTVSGLIFTLTVFFNIFSNTPDFPSVFLLSKYNTLFLLGILTGLLTEKIKSGIRTNQADILRYSAFFAGNALFIILGLLDNTSSLEGKYTWFFGIASAMIIIGSCSNGINSFLKKRQIALFVGSASYSIYLIHIFIIEFFCKRIKSTNMSELIPNDMTLLLLALSGVLGGSFLYVMFEKRVLAWMKTKSISTRNINNENLSYAGLKPIKYDETF from the coding sequence GTGAAGACGCTACATGCCATTCAGGCATACAGAGGTTTCGCAGCTGTTCTTGTCGTGCTTCATCATACAAATTTCATAATGAGCAAATATTCATTGGAAACCCCTCTTAGCCAAATTTTCCATTTTGGCCATGCAGGGGTTGAATTCTTTTTCGTTCTGAGCGGCTTTATTCTTTATCATACTTACTGCAACGGTAATAAGAGCCGCGATATAAAATCTTTTTTGAAAAACAGATTCATCAGAATCTATCCACTTTACTGGACAGTCACACTGGTGCTGCTTCCTGTCTGGCTGCTGCGTCCAAGCTTTGGGGAGCCATATCACAGAAATCTCTCAGGCATAATAACCAGCCTCCTGCTGATGCCTCAAGAACATCCGCCGCATGTAATTGTAGCTTGGTCGCTGACCCATGAGATTCTTTTCTATCTCTTTTTTTCATTGATCATTATGAACAAAAAAACAGGACTAACTGTATCTGGCTTGATATTCACACTCACAGTTTTTTTTAATATATTTAGTAACACTCCCGACTTCCCCTCGGTATTTCTCCTATCAAAATACAACACTTTGTTCTTATTAGGGATATTAACAGGCCTATTAACAGAAAAGATCAAGTCCGGCATAAGAACAAACCAAGCTGATATTTTGAGGTATTCAGCTTTCTTTGCTGGAAATGCCCTTTTCATTATTTTAGGCTTACTCGACAACACTTCATCTTTAGAAGGCAAATACACATGGTTTTTTGGAATTGCATCGGCCATGATAATCATTGGAAGCTGTTCTAATGGGATAAACAGTTTTTTAAAAAAAAGACAAATAGCTCTTTTTGTCGGAAGCGCCTCTTATTCAATCTATCTGATTCACATTTTTATTATTGAATTTTTCTGCAAACGAATTAAAAGCACCAATATGTCTGAACTAATCCCAAATGATATGACATTATTGCTGCTCGCTTTATCAGGAGTTTTAGGCGGTTCTTTTCTCTATGTAATGTTTGAAAAAAGAGTTCTCGCATGGATGAAAACAAAGTCTATATCAACACGTAATATTAATAATGAAAACTTGTCTTATGCTGGCTTAAAACCCATCAAATATGATGAAACATTTTAG